In Canis lupus dingo isolate Sandy chromosome 27, ASM325472v2, whole genome shotgun sequence, one genomic interval encodes:
- the LOC112667219 gene encoding keratin, type II cytoskeletal 6A-like gives MSSRSTMRSQSISHRGFSASSARVPGVCRSGFSSVSVSRSRGSGGLGGACGGAGFGSRSLYGLGGSKRISIGGGSCAISGGYGGRVGGGFAYGGGAASGFGFGGAAGGGFGLGGGAGFAGGYGGSGFPVCPPGGIQEVTVNQNLLTPLNLQIDPTIQRVRTEEREQIKTLNNKFASFIDKVRFLEQQNKVLDTKWTLLQEQGTKTVRQNLEPLFEQYINNLRRQLDSILGERGRLDSELRSMQDTVEDFKNKYEEEINKRTAAENEFVTLKKDVDAAYMNKVELQAKVDALTDEINFTRALYDAELSQMQTHISDTSVVLSMDNNRNLDLDSIIAEVKAQYEEIAQRSRAEAESWYQSKYEELQVSAGRHGDDLRNTKQEIAEINRMIQRLRSEIDHVKKQCTNLQSAIADAEQRGEMALKDAKNKLAGLEDALQKAKQDMARLLKEYQELMNTKLALDVEIATYRKLLEGEECRLSGEGVGQVNISVVQSTVSGGYGGAGGFGGASGMGSGSGLGGGSGYSYGSGHGLGAGFSSSSGRGVGGGFSSSGGSSSTIKYTTTSSSSRKSYKH, from the exons ATGTCTAGCAGATCCACCATGAGGAGCCAAAGCATCAGCCACCGGGGCTTCAGCGCCAGCTCGGCCAGAGTCCCCGGGGTCTGCCGCTCGGGCTTCAGCAGCGTCTCCGTGTCCCGCTCCAGGGGCAGTGGTGGCCTCGGCGGAGCGTGTGGCGGAGCTGGCTTTGGCAGCAGGAGCCTCTATGGCCTGGGCGGCTCCAAGAGGATCTCCATCGGAGGCGGCAGCTGTGCCATCAGCGGCGGATATGGTGGCAGAGTTGGAGGTGGCTTTGCCTATGGAGGTGGAGCCGCCAGCGGATTTGGCTTTGGGGGTGCAGCTGGTGGAGGCTTCGGGCTCGGTGGTGGAGCTGGCTTTGCCGGTGGCTACGGGGGCTCTGGCTTCCCCGTGTGCCCCCCCGGAGGCATCCAGGAGGTCACCGTCAACCAGAATCTCCTCACTCCCCTGAACCTGCAAATCGACCCCACCATCCAGAGGGTGAGGACGGAGGAGCGCGAGCAGATCAAGACCCTCAACAACAAGTTCGCCTCCTTCATCGACAAG GTGCGCTTCCTGGAGCAACAGAACAAGGTCCTGGACACCAAGTGGACTCTGCTCCAGGAGCAGGGCACCAAGACCGTGAGGCAGAACCTGGAGCCCCTGTTTGAGCAGTACATCAACAACCTCAGGAGACAGCTGGACAGCATCCTGGGGGAGAGGGGCCGCCTGGACTCGGAGCTGAGGAGCATGCAGGACACAGTGGAGGACTTCAAGAACAA ATATGAAGAGGAAATCAACAAGCGCACGGCAGCAGAGAATGAATTTGTCACCCTGAAGAAG GACGTGGACGCTGCCTACATGAATAAGGTTGAACTGCAAGCCAAGGTAGATGCTCTCACAGATGAGATCAACTTCACCAGAGCCTTGTATGACGCA GAACTGTCTCAGATGCAGACCCACATCTCCGACACTTCCGTGGTCCTGTCCATGGACAACAACCGTAACCTGGACCTGGACAGCATCATCGCTGAAGTCAAAGCCCAGTATGAGGAGATCGCCcagaggagccgggctgaggctgaGTCCTGGTACCAGAGCAAG TACGAGGAACTGCAGGTCTCAGCGGGCAGACACGGGGACGACCTGCGCAACACCAAGCAGGAGATTGCCGAGATCAACCGCATGATCCAGAGGCTGAGATCTGAGATCGACCATGTCAAGAAGCAG TGCACCAACCTGCAGTCTGCCATCGCTGATGCTGAGCAGCGTGGAGAGATGGCCCTCAAGGACGCCAAGAACAAGCTGGCTGGGCTGGAGGACGCCCTGCAGAAGGCCAAGCAGGACATGGCCCGGCTGCTGAAGGAGTACCAGGAGCTCATGAACACCAAGCTGGCCCTGGACGTGGAGATCGCCACATACAGGAAGCTGCTGGAGGGCGAGGAGTGCAG GCTGAGTGGAGAAGGCGTTGGACAAGTCAACATCT CTGTGGTGCAGTCCACCGTCTCTGGCGGCTATGGCGGCGCTGGTGGCTTTGGCGGTGCCAGCGGTATGGGCAGTGGCTCAGGCCTGGGTGGAGGCAGCGGCTACTCCTATGGCAGCGGCCACGGCCTTGGAGCTGGCTTCAGTTCCAGCAGTGGCCGAGGCGTGGGGGGTGGCTTCAGCTCCTCTGGAGGCAGCAGTTCCACCATCAAATACACCACCACCTCATCCTCCAGCAGGAAGAGCTACAAGCACTAA
- the LOC112667223 gene encoding keratin, type II cytoskeletal 59 kDa, component IV-like — MALKDAKNKLAELEDALQKAKQDMARLLKEYQELMNTKLALDVEIATYRELLEGEECRLSGEGVGQVNISVVQSTVSGGYGGAGGFGGASGMGSGSGLGGGSGYSYGSGHALELASVPAVAEAWGVASAPLEAAVPPSNTPPPHPPAGRATSTKSCHRLWSHVVQVYSCTALSEATSPLPPTSLGP; from the exons ATGGCCCTCAAGGACGCCAAGAACAAGCTGGCTGAGCTGGAGGATGCCCTGCAGAAGGCCAAGCAGGACATGGCCCGGCTGCTGAAGGAGTACCAGGAGCTCATGAACACCAAGCTGGCCCTGGACGTGGAGATCGCCACATACAGGGAGCTGCTGGAGGGCGAGGAGTGCAG GCTGAGTGGAGAAGGCGTTGGACAAGTCAACATCT CTGTGGTGCAGTCCACCGTCTCTGGCGGCTATGGCGGCGCTGGTGGCTTTGGCGGTGCCAGCGGTATGGGCAGTGGCTCAGGCCTGGGTGGAGGCAGCGGCTACTCCTATGGCAGCGGCCACGCCTTGGAGCTGGCTTCAGTTCCAGCAGTGGCTGAGGCATGGGGGGTGGCTTCAGCTCCTCTGGAGGCAGCAGTTCCACCATCAAATACACCACCACCTCATCCTCCAGCAGGAAGAGCTACAAGCACTAAGTCCTGCCATCGGCTCTGGTCCCACGTTGTCCAAGTCTACAGCTGCACTGCCCTCTCCGAGGCTACTTCTCCCCTGCCTCCAACGTCCCTTGGCCCCTGA
- the KRT6A gene encoding keratin, type II cytoskeletal 6A, which produces MSSRSTMRSQSISHRGFSASSARVPGVCRSGFSSVSVSRSRGSGGLGGACGGAGFGSRSLYGLGGSKRISIGGGSCAISGGYGGRVGGGFAYGGGAASGFGFGGAAGGGFGLGGGAGFAGGYGGSGFPVCPPGGIQEVTVNQNLLTPLNLQIDPTIQRVRTEEREQIKTLNNKFASFIDKVRFLEQQNKVLDTKWTLLQEQGTKTVRQNLEPLFEQYINNLRRQLDSILGERGRLDSELRSMQDTVEDFKNKYEEEINKRTAAENEFVTLKKDVDAAYMNKVELQAKVDALTDEINFTRALYDAELSQMQTHISDTSVVLSMDNNRNLDLDSIIAEVKAQYEEIAQRSRAEAESWYQSKYEELQVSAGRHGDDLRNTKQEIAEINRMIQRLRSEIDHVKKQCANLQSAIADAEQRGEMALKDAKNKLAELEDALQKAKQDMARLLKEYQELMNVKLALDVEIATYRKLLEGEECRLSGEGVGQVNISVVQSTVSGGYGGAGGFGGASGMGSGSGLGGGSGYSYGSGHGLGAGFSSSSGRGVGGGFSSSGGSSSTIKYTTTSSSSRKSYKH; this is translated from the exons ATGTCTAGCAGATCCACCATGAGGAGCCAAAGCATCAGCCACCGGGGCTTCAGCGCCAGCTCGGCCAGAGTCCCCGGGGTCTGCCGCTCGGGCTTCAGCAGCGTCTCCGTGTCCCGCTCCAGGGGCAGTGGTGGCCTCGGCGGAGCGTGTGGCGGAGCTGGCTTTGGCAGCAGGAGCCTCTATGGCCTGGGCGGCTCCAAGAGGATCTCCATCGGAGGCGGCAGCTGTGCCATCAGCGGCGGATATGGTGGCAGAGTTGGAGGTGGCTTTGCCTATGGAGGTGGAGCCGCCAGCGGATTTGGCTTTGGGGGTGCAGCTGGTGGTGGCTTCGGGCTCGGTGGTGGAGCTGGCTTTGCCGGTGGCTACGGGGGCTCTGGCTTCCCCGTGTGCCCCCCCGGAGGCATCCAGGAGGTCACCGTCAACCAGAATCTCCTCACTCCCCTGAACCTGCAAATCGACCCCACCATCCAGAGGGTGAGGACGGAGGAGCGCGAGCAGATCAAGACCCTCAACAACAAGTTCGCCTCCTTCATCGACAAG GTGCGCTTCCTGGAGCAACAGAACAAGGTCCTGGACACCAAGTGGACTCTGCTCCAGGAGCAGGGCACCAAGACCGTGAGGCAGAACCTGGAGCCCCTGTTTGAGCAGTACATCAACAACCTCAGGAGACAGCTGGACAGCATCCTGGGGGAGAGGGGCCGCCTGGACTCGGAGCTGAGGAGCATGCAGGACACAGTGGAGGACTTCAAGAACAA ATATGAAGAGGAAATCAACAAGCGCACGGCAGCAGAGAATGAATTTGTCACCCTGAAGAAG GACGTGGACGCTGCCTACATGAATAAGGTTGAACTGCAAGCCAAGGTAGATGCTCTCACAGATGAGATCAACTTCACCAGAGCCTTGTATGACGCA GAACTGTCTCAGATGCAGACCCACATCTCCGACACTTCCGTGGTCCTGTCCATGGACAACAACCGTAACCTGGACCTGGACAGCATCATCGCTGAAGTCAAAGCCCAGTATGAGGAGATCGCCcagaggagccgggctgaggctgaGTCCTGGTACCAGAGCAAG TACGAGGAACTGCAGGTCTCAGCGGGCAGACACGGGGACGACCTGCGCAACACCAAGCAGGAGATTGCCGAGATCAACCGCATGATCCAGAGGCTGAGATCTGAGATCGACCATGTCAAGAAGCAG TGCGCCAACCTGCAGTCCGCCATCGCTGATGCTGAGCAGCGTGGAGAGATGGCCCTCAAGGATGCCAAGAACAAGCTGGCTGAGCTGGAGGACGCCCTGCAGAAGGCCAAGCAGGACATGGCCCGGCTGCTGAAGGAGTACCAGGAGCTCATGAATGTCAAGCTGGCCCTGGACGTGGAGATCGCCACATACAGGAAGCTGCTGGAGGGCGAGGAGTGCAG GCTGAGTGGAGAAGGCGTTGGACAAGTCAACATCT CTGTGGTGCAGTCCACCGTCTCTGGCGGCTATGGCGGCGCTGGTGGCTTTGGCGGTGCCAGCGGTATGGGCAGTGGCTCAGGCCTGGGTGGAGGCAGCGGCTACTCCTATGGCAGCGGCCACGGCCTTGGAGCTGGCTTCAGTTCCAGCAGTGGCCGAGGCGTGGGGGGTGGCTTCAGCTCCTCTGGAGGCAGCAGTTCCACCATCAAATACACCACCACCTCATCCTCCAGCAGGAAGAGCTACAAGCACTAA